From a single Asticcacaulis sp. MM231 genomic region:
- a CDS encoding antibiotic biosynthesis monooxygenase, translating to MTPYVLILHEVADYPAWKVIFDNAAGIRKAAGEISYQVLKYDTDANRIVHFSAWSSLDKARRFFESPELVEIRKVAGVKAPDFIYLEEIERGLLT from the coding sequence ATGACACCCTATGTTTTGATCCTTCACGAGGTCGCCGACTATCCGGCGTGGAAAGTGATCTTTGATAACGCCGCTGGTATCCGTAAGGCGGCCGGTGAGATCAGCTATCAGGTGTTGAAATACGATACCGACGCCAACCGCATCGTCCATTTCTCGGCCTGGTCATCGCTGGACAAGGCGCGAAGGTTCTTTGAATCGCCAGAACTGGTCGAGATCCGGAAAGTGGCAGGGGTGAAGGCGCCGGATTTCATCTATCTGGAAGAAATCGAGCGCGGACTGCTGACATAG
- a CDS encoding TonB-dependent receptor domain-containing protein, with protein MMLPLSCRLLTGTALAGVMLAGLSFPAFSQDTAPTEVIVTAQKKAEPLNRAPLTVSVVSGTQLEKAGAHDLKDLQTLTPSLLITSTANEAQTTARLRGVGTVGDNPGLNSSVGVVIDGVSRARTATAMSDLGELDRIEILKGPQSDIYGKGASAGIIQVVSRLPSFTPHASLELTAGEQGTLGVAGYTTGKLADKWAGSLSLVKRQRDGQYKVHTGDGPRTQTDDGDQNYWSARGQLLYDGDGWSRLRLIGDYTKRDESCCVGTAIAIGSTRAYVDQLASDDGTASVVDPKAREAWANRSTEQQIVDTGLSAQWDLRLANNMQLTSITAYRHWDHTNGYDADFSSADIYYRDPNGGFGNRIDTWSQEIRLNGQNGALEWMAGLYANSEDLTRHDETLYGADYESYLGLLLSGGTNINRVSELTGLPVGQSFVEGEGNHDTYRQHERNTAIFGHAEWHISETVSLLGGLRYNSQTKRLTSAYTNSDDGIACASASVKTTICQPWSNPAFNDLTLTQKNTDNATTGSLKLKWQARPNLMTYASYATGWKGAGFNLDREQNSNLTADTDTSFKRETSQSVEIGFKGRFLSRRLALDVAAFDESFRNFQLNTFLGTNFVVNSVPRLKSQGIEVESRYLVGDFTLNGGVTYNEATFGPEAVPGVPLVANGTASFAPRWSGVYGVDYARAVGRYRFVATLSAKYNSSYNTGSDLAPIKLQRAYTLYNGRLSIGAPDESWALELWGQNLTDETYYQVAFSAPFQSGSYKAFLGQPRAVGLTLRLKR; from the coding sequence ATGATGTTACCCCTTTCGTGCCGTCTCCTGACAGGCACGGCGCTCGCCGGCGTGATGCTGGCGGGGCTGAGCTTTCCTGCGTTTTCCCAAGATACCGCCCCAACCGAGGTGATCGTCACCGCGCAAAAGAAGGCTGAGCCGCTCAATCGCGCGCCGCTGACGGTTTCGGTTGTCTCCGGCACCCAGCTTGAAAAAGCCGGCGCGCACGATCTGAAGGACCTGCAGACCCTCACCCCGTCGCTGCTGATCACCTCCACCGCCAACGAAGCCCAGACCACGGCGCGCCTGCGCGGCGTCGGCACGGTGGGTGACAATCCCGGCCTCAATTCCTCGGTCGGCGTGGTGATTGATGGCGTGTCGCGCGCCCGCACCGCAACCGCCATGAGCGATCTGGGCGAGCTGGACCGCATCGAAATCCTCAAAGGGCCGCAGTCGGATATCTACGGCAAGGGCGCATCGGCCGGCATCATTCAGGTGGTCAGCAGGCTGCCGTCGTTCACGCCGCACGCATCGCTCGAATTGACGGCCGGCGAGCAGGGCACGCTCGGCGTCGCCGGTTACACCACCGGCAAGCTGGCCGATAAGTGGGCTGGTTCGCTGTCGCTGGTGAAGCGCCAGCGCGACGGGCAATATAAGGTCCATACCGGCGACGGGCCGCGCACCCAAACCGACGACGGCGATCAGAACTACTGGTCGGCGCGCGGTCAGTTGCTCTATGACGGCGACGGCTGGTCGCGCCTGCGCCTCATCGGCGACTACACCAAGCGCGATGAATCGTGCTGCGTCGGCACCGCCATCGCCATCGGCAGCACCCGCGCCTATGTCGATCAACTGGCGTCCGATGACGGCACAGCCTCGGTGGTCGATCCGAAGGCCCGCGAAGCGTGGGCCAATCGCTCGACCGAGCAGCAGATCGTTGATACTGGCCTTTCGGCGCAATGGGATCTGCGCCTAGCCAATAATATGCAGCTCACCTCGATCACCGCCTATCGCCACTGGGATCACACCAACGGCTATGACGCCGATTTCTCCAGCGCCGATATCTATTACCGCGATCCCAATGGCGGCTTCGGCAACCGGATCGATACCTGGTCGCAGGAAATCCGCCTCAATGGCCAAAACGGCGCGTTGGAATGGATGGCCGGTCTCTACGCCAATTCGGAAGACCTGACGCGCCACGACGAAACCCTTTATGGCGCCGACTATGAATCCTATCTCGGCCTGCTGTTGAGTGGCGGCACGAATATCAACCGCGTATCGGAACTGACTGGCCTCCCTGTCGGACAATCCTTTGTCGAAGGCGAAGGCAATCACGACACCTATCGTCAGCACGAGCGCAACACCGCCATCTTTGGTCATGCCGAGTGGCACATCAGCGAAACCGTCTCTCTGCTCGGCGGCCTGCGCTACAACAGCCAAACCAAGCGCCTGACCTCTGCCTATACCAACAGCGATGACGGGATTGCCTGTGCCAGCGCCTCGGTGAAGACGACCATCTGCCAGCCGTGGTCCAATCCGGCGTTCAACGACCTGACCCTGACACAGAAGAACACCGATAACGCCACCACCGGCTCGCTCAAGCTGAAATGGCAGGCGCGACCAAACCTGATGACCTATGCCTCCTACGCCACAGGCTGGAAGGGCGCGGGCTTCAATCTCGATCGCGAGCAGAACAGCAACCTGACGGCCGATACCGATACATCCTTCAAGCGTGAAACCTCGCAATCCGTCGAGATCGGCTTCAAGGGCCGCTTCCTCTCCCGCCGTCTGGCGCTCGATGTCGCGGCCTTCGATGAAAGCTTCCGCAACTTCCAGCTCAACACCTTCCTCGGCACCAACTTTGTCGTCAATTCGGTGCCGCGCCTGAAAAGCCAGGGTATCGAGGTCGAAAGCCGCTATCTGGTCGGTGATTTCACCCTCAATGGCGGCGTGACCTATAACGAAGCGACGTTCGGGCCGGAAGCCGTGCCGGGCGTGCCGCTGGTGGCCAATGGCACAGCGTCGTTCGCGCCGCGCTGGTCGGGCGTTTATGGCGTCGATTATGCTCGCGCCGTCGGTCGTTACCGCTTCGTTGCCACCCTCTCGGCCAAGTATAACAGCAGTTACAACACCGGCTCCGATCTTGCGCCGATCAAGCTGCAACGCGCCTATACCCTCTATAATGGTCGCCTCAGCATTGGTGCGCCAGATGAAAGCTGGGCGCTGGAACTGTGGGGCCAGAACCTAACGGACGAGACCTATTACCAGGTCGCGTTTTCCGCACCGTTCCAGTCTGGCAGCTACAAAGCGTTCCTTGGCCAGCCCCGCGCCGTGGGCCTGACCCTGCGGTTGAAGCGCTAA